The following are encoded together in the Candidatus Methylomirabilota bacterium genome:
- a CDS encoding ABC transporter ATP-binding protein, whose protein sequence is MLRVDGLEVRYGPVAALRGVSLEVAAGETVCLLGANGAGKSSLLNAVSALVRPTAGRIEFDGRAVDARVSPHELVGRGLVQIPEGRQLFRELTVLENLRLGAYVRGWDRTAAALLEETYAWFPVLRERRRQPAGSLSGGEQQMLAIGRALMARPRLLLIDEPSLGLAPLVVQGLFGRIREIGRRGLAVLLVEQNAALALGVAGRGYVLETGRIVLAGTAGELSRSDAVRRAYLGGEPAPSA, encoded by the coding sequence ATGCTCCGCGTCGACGGCCTCGAGGTGCGCTACGGGCCGGTCGCCGCCCTTCGCGGGGTGTCGCTCGAGGTGGCGGCCGGGGAGACCGTGTGTCTCTTGGGCGCCAACGGGGCCGGCAAGTCGTCGCTGCTCAACGCCGTGAGCGCGCTCGTCCGGCCGACCGCCGGCCGGATCGAGTTCGACGGCCGGGCCGTCGACGCGCGCGTGTCGCCGCACGAGCTGGTCGGCCGCGGGCTGGTTCAGATTCCCGAGGGCCGGCAGCTCTTCCGGGAGCTGACCGTGCTCGAGAACCTGCGCCTCGGCGCCTACGTCCGGGGCTGGGACCGGACGGCCGCCGCGCTCCTCGAGGAGACCTACGCCTGGTTTCCGGTGCTGCGAGAGCGGCGCCGCCAGCCGGCGGGGTCGCTGTCCGGGGGGGAGCAGCAGATGCTGGCGATCGGGCGCGCGCTGATGGCCCGGCCGCGGCTGCTGCTGATCGACGAGCCGTCGCTCGGGCTGGCGCCGCTGGTGGTCCAGGGGCTGTTCGGGCGGATCCGCGAGATCGGGCGCCGGGGGCTCGCCGTCCTGCTCGTCGAGCAGAACGCCGCCCTGGCCCTCGGAGTGGCCGGGCGCGGCTACGTCCTGGAGACCGGGCGGATCGTGTTGGCGGGCACCGCCGGCGAGCTCAGCCGGAGCGACGCCGTGCGGCGCGCGTATCTCGGGGGTGAGCCGGCTCCCTCAGCCTGA
- the hutI gene encoding imidazolonepropionase encodes MIDLLVSGAHEVVTSRTGPGGAVGAALERLEVIPRGAVAVDRGRIVAVGPTPALARRYRARRTLDARGRLVSPAFVDPHSHLVYAGSRHVEYEALVTGVAAPEKRLRGGIRYTVSRTRRASAAALRRQALADLDLMLVHGTTTVEAKSGYGLDRATELRLLRVIHALRHPVDVVATFMGAHVLPEEYRGRRQAYVELVIAVARAGRRYAEYCDVCCDPVAFTVAECERIAQAARGMGYRLKVHADQMGPIGGAELAARLGAASADHLDYVSPAGIRALARSGTVGVLLPGVTHHMLEMTPKLVGRRLVPAVKAFWPRLARRLIDGGVRLALSADYNPGTSPTPSMQAVMQLAARLYRLSYAAIWHMATINAAHALDRGDDRGSLEPGKRADLVIWRVAEHGMVVNRFGVNLVDTVVKDGRVLVRDGVRVSG; translated from the coding sequence GTGATCGACCTCCTCGTCAGCGGCGCCCACGAGGTCGTGACGAGCCGGACCGGCCCCGGCGGCGCGGTGGGCGCGGCGCTCGAGCGCCTGGAGGTGATCCCCCGCGGGGCGGTGGCGGTCGACCGTGGCCGGATCGTCGCCGTCGGGCCGACCCCCGCCCTGGCCCGGAGATACCGGGCGCGACGGACCCTCGACGCGCGCGGCCGGCTGGTGTCCCCGGCGTTCGTGGACCCGCACTCCCACCTGGTCTACGCCGGCTCCCGGCACGTGGAGTACGAAGCGCTCGTCACCGGCGTGGCGGCGCCGGAGAAGCGGCTCCGGGGCGGGATCCGGTACACGGTCAGCCGCACGCGCCGGGCCTCGGCGGCGGCGCTCCGGCGGCAGGCGCTGGCCGACCTCGACCTCATGCTCGTCCACGGCACGACCACGGTCGAGGCCAAGAGCGGCTACGGGCTCGACCGCGCCACCGAGCTTCGCCTCCTCCGGGTGATCCACGCGCTCCGCCATCCCGTCGACGTGGTCGCGACCTTCATGGGGGCCCACGTCCTGCCGGAGGAGTACCGGGGCCGGCGCCAGGCGTACGTCGAGCTGGTCATCGCGGTGGCCCGGGCCGGGCGCCGCTACGCCGAGTACTGCGACGTGTGCTGCGACCCGGTGGCCTTCACCGTGGCCGAGTGCGAGCGCATCGCCCAGGCGGCGCGCGGAATGGGCTATCGGCTGAAGGTCCACGCGGACCAGATGGGGCCGATCGGAGGCGCCGAGCTGGCGGCGCGGCTCGGGGCGGCCTCCGCCGATCACCTCGACTACGTCTCGCCGGCGGGCATCCGCGCGCTGGCCCGGAGCGGGACGGTCGGGGTCCTCCTCCCCGGCGTCACTCACCACATGCTGGAGATGACGCCGAAGCTGGTCGGCCGGCGCCTCGTCCCGGCCGTCAAGGCCTTCTGGCCGCGGCTGGCCCGGCGGCTCATCGACGGCGGGGTGCGACTCGCCCTCTCTGCCGACTACAACCCCGGGACCTCGCCCACGCCCTCGATGCAGGCGGTCATGCAGCTCGCCGCTCGTCTGTACCGGCTGAGCTATGCCGCGATCTGGCACATGGCGACGATCAACGCCGCCCACGCGCTCGACCGAGGCGACGATCGCGGCAGCCTCGAGCCCGGCAAGCGGGCCGACCTCGTGATCTGGCGGGTCGCCGAGCACGGGATGGTCGTGAACCGGTTCGGCGTGAACCTCGTCGACACCGTGGTCAAGGACGGCCGGGTGCTGGTGCGGGACGGCGTCCGCGTCTCAGGCTGA
- a CDS encoding urocanate hydratase, with product MTEPRRPVRAQRGPELRCRGWRQEALLRMLENTVETGERPEDLVVYGALAKAARDWPSYDRIAAALRGLEVGETMVVQSGKPIGVFRTGPDAPLVVMATSNLVGRWATAEHFYALERRGLMIWGGYTAADWQYIGSQGIVQGTYQTFATVGQTHFGGTLRGRLIVTAGLGGMGGAQPLAIAMAGGAALCVEVDPTRIRRRRETGYLERDTASLDEALAWVRAAVSLGEPVSVGVLGNAAEVLPELARRGVVPDVVTDQTSAHDLLVGYVPAGLTLDAAAELRERDPERLMAEARASIAGHVRTILDWQAQGAIAFEYGNNLRAQAAAAGVADAFKIPVFTERYIRPLFCRGIGPFRWVAVSGAPEDIAYVDEAVLREFGGDPVVADWIRLARRHVRFQGLPARIAWLGHGARTRLGLLVNDAVAAGAVRGPIAFTRDHLDAGGVAQPFRETEGLPDGSDAVADWPLLNALLNCAGGADLVAIHGGGGGYAGYYQSAGVTVVADGTPAARRRLEAVLTADTGLGVLRYADAGYDDAVATARAAGLRSLQPNVTDSAP from the coding sequence ATGACCGAGCCTAGGCGGCCCGTCCGTGCCCAGCGCGGTCCGGAGCTCCGCTGCCGGGGCTGGCGGCAGGAGGCCCTCCTCCGCATGCTCGAGAACACGGTCGAGACCGGCGAGCGTCCGGAAGACCTCGTGGTCTACGGAGCCCTGGCCAAGGCCGCCCGCGACTGGCCGAGCTACGACCGGATCGCCGCCGCCCTCCGGGGGCTCGAGGTCGGGGAGACGATGGTCGTCCAGTCCGGCAAGCCGATCGGCGTGTTCCGCACCGGGCCGGACGCCCCCCTGGTGGTGATGGCCACCAGCAACCTGGTCGGCCGCTGGGCGACCGCCGAGCACTTCTACGCGCTGGAGCGGCGCGGCCTCATGATCTGGGGCGGCTACACCGCCGCCGACTGGCAGTACATCGGCTCGCAGGGGATCGTGCAGGGCACGTACCAGACGTTCGCCACGGTGGGCCAGACGCACTTCGGCGGCACGCTCCGGGGCCGGCTGATCGTGACCGCGGGCCTCGGCGGGATGGGCGGGGCGCAGCCGCTGGCCATCGCCATGGCCGGCGGCGCCGCGCTGTGCGTGGAGGTCGACCCGACCCGGATCCGCCGCCGGCGGGAGACCGGGTACCTCGAGCGGGACACGGCCTCGCTCGACGAGGCGCTCGCCTGGGTGCGGGCGGCCGTCTCGCTCGGGGAGCCCGTCTCGGTCGGCGTCCTGGGCAACGCGGCCGAGGTGCTCCCCGAGCTGGCGCGTCGGGGCGTGGTGCCCGACGTCGTCACCGACCAGACCTCCGCCCACGACCTCCTGGTGGGGTATGTCCCCGCCGGGCTGACCCTGGACGCCGCCGCCGAGCTGCGCGAGCGCGATCCCGAGCGGCTCATGGCCGAGGCGCGGGCGTCGATCGCCGGGCACGTGCGCACGATCCTCGACTGGCAGGCTCAGGGCGCGATCGCCTTCGAGTACGGCAACAACCTCCGGGCCCAGGCGGCCGCGGCCGGCGTCGCCGACGCGTTCAAGATCCCGGTCTTCACCGAGCGCTACATCCGCCCCCTCTTCTGCCGCGGCATCGGTCCCTTCCGCTGGGTCGCCGTGTCGGGAGCGCCCGAGGACATCGCGTACGTGGACGAGGCCGTCCTGCGCGAGTTCGGCGGCGACCCGGTGGTCGCCGACTGGATCCGGCTGGCGCGACGGCACGTCCGCTTCCAGGGGCTGCCGGCGCGGATCGCCTGGCTCGGCCACGGCGCGCGCACGCGGCTCGGGCTCCTCGTCAACGACGCCGTCGCGGCGGGCGCCGTCCGCGGCCCGATCGCGTTCACCCGCGACCACCTCGACGCCGGCGGCGTCGCGCAGCCGTTCCGGGAGACCGAGGGGCTCCCCGACGGCTCCGATGCGGTCGCCGACTGGCCGCTACTGAACGCCCTCCTCAACTGCGCCGGGGGCGCCGACCTGGTGGCGATCCACGGCGGCGGGGGCGGTTACGCGGGCTACTACCAGAGCGCTGGCGTGACGGTCGTCGCCGACGGCACGCCCGCCGCGCGCCGGCGGCTCGAGGCGGTCTTGACGGCCGACACCGGCCTCGGGGTCCTGCGCTACGCCGATGCCGGCTACGACGACGCCGTCGCGACGGCCCGCGCCGCCGGGCTCCGGAGCCTGCAGCCGAACGTCACCGACAGCGCCCCGTGA
- a CDS encoding M20/M25/M40 family metallo-hydrolase: MATREATVPVAEERVVETFLTLARLDGPSGAERDVATYLEHALTGLGFTVRYDGAGAALGGNCGNMVAWWEGTRPAATPLFFSAHMDTVLPTAGLRPVIRDGTIYSDGTTILGADDRAAIAAYLEGVRAIQTSRRPCGPIELIFTVNEQPGLLGSRHLDFSLVRSRAGFVFDSSGDVGQIITRGPYSTRLRWRIAGKPAHLGLAPEDGVSAILIAGEAVTAMRLGRVDDQTVANVGTIRGGRLASIIPDEVDMVGEVRSFSAEGLRVQLDAMAAAVDTAARRRGGTAEVTLEKKYLGWDLPHDSPHVEVAVRAARRAGLTPYFAETLGGADTNIFIEHGLTCLTLGNGFRKIHSFEEHVSAANLVAAARYVIGLVQEFGADDDRA; this comes from the coding sequence ATGGCGACCCGCGAGGCGACGGTCCCGGTGGCCGAGGAGCGTGTGGTCGAGACCTTTCTCACCCTCGCCCGGCTCGACGGCCCGAGCGGGGCCGAGCGCGACGTCGCGACCTACCTCGAGCACGCGCTCACGGGGCTCGGGTTCACGGTCCGGTACGACGGCGCCGGCGCCGCGCTGGGCGGGAACTGCGGGAACATGGTCGCCTGGTGGGAGGGGACGCGTCCGGCCGCGACGCCGCTCTTCTTCTCCGCCCACATGGACACCGTCCTGCCCACCGCCGGCCTCCGGCCGGTGATCCGGGACGGGACGATCTACTCCGACGGCACGACGATCCTGGGCGCCGACGACCGGGCGGCCATCGCCGCCTACCTGGAGGGAGTCCGGGCCATCCAGACGAGCCGGCGGCCCTGCGGCCCGATCGAGCTGATTTTCACCGTCAACGAGCAGCCGGGACTCCTCGGGTCCCGCCACCTCGACTTCTCGCTCGTGCGCTCCCGGGCCGGCTTCGTCTTCGACAGCAGCGGCGACGTCGGGCAGATCATCACCCGGGGCCCCTACTCCACCCGCCTCCGGTGGCGGATCGCGGGCAAGCCGGCCCACCTCGGCCTCGCGCCGGAAGACGGCGTGAGCGCCATCCTGATCGCCGGCGAGGCGGTGACCGCGATGCGCCTCGGTCGGGTCGACGACCAGACGGTCGCCAACGTCGGGACGATCCGGGGCGGCCGGCTCGCCTCCATCATCCCCGACGAGGTCGACATGGTCGGCGAGGTGCGGAGCTTCTCGGCCGAGGGACTCCGGGTCCAGCTCGACGCGATGGCGGCCGCCGTCGATACGGCCGCCCGGCGCCGGGGCGGGACGGCGGAGGTCACGCTGGAGAAGAAGTACCTGGGCTGGGACCTGCCCCACGACTCGCCCCACGTCGAGGTCGCGGTCCGGGCGGCCCGGCGCGCCGGCCTCACGCCGTATTTCGCCGAGACCCTCGGCGGCGCCGACACCAACATCTTCATCGAGCACGGCCTGACCTGTCTGACCCTCGGCAACGGCTTCCGGAAGATCCACTCCTTCGAGGAGCACGTCAGCGCGGCGAACCTGGTGGCCGCCGCCCGCTACGTGATCGGCCTCGTCCAGGAGTTCGGCGCGGACGATGACCGAGCCTAG
- a CDS encoding ABC transporter permease, translated as MIGPGAVRRAPGQRLGTPGVLVALAVLAVVATWAVAPQLVTSANPLRGRLVENFRPIAGLPGGSLAHPLGTDSIGRDVLARIVHGARPSLLVGGIAVVLAGFLGITAGLLAGYLGRGWDLVLMGAADIQLGFPFLLMAITLAAIFGPGLGTAILALVLTGWVPYARLTRAELLSLREQLFVQAGQALGASPGRIMLRHILPNVAPTLTVVATFSFAQMIIMESALSFLGLGIQPPRPSWGVMLSDARNYLITAWWAGVFPGLAIVATVLSVNLVGERLRELLDPRLRGL; from the coding sequence GTGATCGGACCCGGCGCGGTCCGGCGCGCTCCCGGCCAGCGACTCGGGACGCCCGGCGTGCTGGTCGCGCTCGCGGTCCTCGCCGTGGTGGCGACGTGGGCCGTCGCGCCCCAGCTCGTGACCTCGGCCAACCCGCTGCGCGGCCGGCTCGTCGAGAACTTTCGGCCGATCGCCGGCCTCCCCGGCGGGAGCCTGGCCCATCCGCTCGGAACCGACAGCATCGGCCGTGACGTCCTGGCCCGCATCGTCCATGGCGCCCGGCCCTCGCTGCTCGTCGGCGGCATCGCGGTCGTCCTCGCCGGCTTCCTGGGCATCACCGCCGGCCTCCTGGCCGGGTACCTCGGCCGGGGCTGGGACCTGGTCCTGATGGGAGCCGCCGACATCCAGCTCGGGTTCCCGTTTCTGCTCATGGCCATCACGCTGGCCGCGATCTTCGGGCCGGGGCTCGGCACGGCGATCCTGGCCCTCGTGCTCACCGGCTGGGTCCCCTACGCCCGCCTCACGCGGGCCGAGCTGCTGAGCCTCCGCGAGCAGCTCTTCGTCCAGGCCGGGCAGGCCCTCGGGGCCTCCCCGGGCCGGATCATGCTCCGCCACATCCTGCCCAACGTGGCCCCGACCCTCACCGTCGTGGCGACGTTCTCCTTCGCCCAGATGATCATCATGGAGTCCGCGCTCAGCTTTCTCGGGCTCGGGATCCAGCCGCCCCGGCCGTCCTGGGGCGTGATGCTGAGCGACGCGCGGAACTACCTGATCACGGCGTGGTGGGCCGGCGTCTTTCCGGGCCTCGCCATCGTGGCGACGGTGCTGTCGGTGAACCTCGTCGGCGAGCGGCTGCGCGAGCTCCTCGACCCGCGCCTGCGGGGCCTCTGA
- a CDS encoding ABC transporter permease: MGRRYVLRKLGQALLIVWGVSTIVFVAVRLSGDPVSLMVSDTAGADEVARLRRAYGFDRPIPIQYLAFLQRVVRGDFGESLRFNLPALAVAADRLPATLSLALASLGVAVAIGFPAGILAAVRRNTPLDRAAMMVALLGQSTPTFWSGLIAILVFAAWWRLLPATGGETWWHLVLPACTLGWFSAAKVSRVLRSAVLEVMTADWVRTARAKGLPASVVLLRHVLPNALIGVIAIVTLEFQLLLGGAIVTETVFAYPGMGRLVIQAVGTRDYPLVQAIVFLFSFLLVLVNLLVDLLYPWLDPRIARE; the protein is encoded by the coding sequence GTGGGCCGCCGCTACGTCCTCCGGAAGCTCGGACAGGCCCTCCTCATCGTCTGGGGGGTCTCGACCATCGTGTTCGTCGCCGTCCGGCTGTCGGGCGATCCCGTCAGCCTGATGGTCTCCGACACCGCCGGAGCCGACGAGGTCGCGCGACTCCGCCGCGCGTACGGCTTCGATCGCCCGATCCCGATCCAGTACCTCGCTTTCCTCCAGCGCGTCGTCCGCGGCGACTTCGGCGAGTCGCTCCGCTTCAACCTGCCCGCGCTGGCCGTGGCGGCGGATCGGCTGCCGGCGACGCTGTCGCTGGCGCTCGCCTCGCTCGGAGTGGCGGTGGCGATCGGGTTTCCCGCGGGGATCCTGGCCGCCGTCCGCCGGAACACGCCGCTCGACCGCGCGGCCATGATGGTCGCCCTGCTCGGCCAGTCGACCCCGACGTTCTGGTCGGGCCTGATCGCGATCCTCGTCTTCGCGGCCTGGTGGCGCCTCCTCCCCGCCACGGGCGGGGAGACGTGGTGGCACCTCGTCCTCCCCGCCTGCACGCTCGGCTGGTTCTCGGCGGCCAAGGTGAGCCGGGTCCTCCGGTCGGCCGTGCTCGAGGTGATGACCGCCGACTGGGTGCGGACCGCCCGCGCGAAGGGCTTGCCGGCGTCCGTCGTCTTGCTGCGACACGTCCTCCCGAACGCCCTCATCGGGGTGATCGCCATCGTCACCCTCGAGTTCCAGCTCCTGCTCGGGGGGGCGATCGTGACGGAGACGGTCTTCGCCTACCCGGGAATGGGGCGCCTGGTGATCCAGGCGGTGGGGACGCGGGACTACCCGCTCGTCCAGGCCATCGTCTTCCTGTTCAGCTTCCTCCTGGTGCTGGTGAACCTCCTGGTGGACCTCCTGTACCCGTGGCTGGACCCGCGCATCGCGAGGGAGTGA
- a CDS encoding ABC transporter substrate-binding protein — protein sequence MTKTGWTRRQVLRAGAAGFGMAVTAGGPRPVAAQGAGTLRIGVGALPATLDPHKNTAGISMATYFQLYNGLTRIDEAGQLQPGLAESWRWVNDRVFQLRLRKGVTFHNGEPLDAAVVKWNIERIVNPETKSPVKDRIPTVTGAEVADGLTVNLVNSGPSGLLPRALAVVFPIPPGYYQAKGANEFVRQPVGTGPFRYLSGTPGDNQTLEAFPGYWEGAAKLRQVFMRVMKEDGARVAALEAGDVDMIQNVPPDQVKRLQGAGYQVAWELMARQHFCIANSVLEGGGPFKDPRVRQALNYAVDKDAILSRIFFGYGKLAEGQFVDERAVGYNRALKRFPYDPRKARELLAAAGFAGGTPPITFWASQGAYLKDKETIEAIAGYLADVGINVQINQMEWAKLTEIYYSSKMVGLNLQGWNYFPVMDADFIITHYKSSNKPPWYASERFDEVYRKSTVTTDPAARQQLLAEAQRILHEDPPGLYLLHPPDMFATSRKVQGFKPRWDATIPLFGVTKSA from the coding sequence ATGACGAAGACGGGGTGGACGAGGCGGCAGGTGCTCCGGGCCGGCGCGGCCGGCTTCGGCATGGCGGTGACGGCCGGTGGCCCGCGCCCGGTCGCCGCGCAAGGCGCCGGGACGCTGCGGATCGGGGTCGGCGCGCTCCCGGCCACCCTCGATCCCCACAAGAACACGGCCGGCATCTCGATGGCGACCTACTTCCAGCTCTACAACGGGCTCACCCGGATCGACGAGGCGGGTCAGCTCCAGCCGGGCCTGGCCGAGTCGTGGCGCTGGGTCAATGACCGGGTCTTCCAGCTCCGGCTCCGCAAGGGCGTGACGTTCCACAACGGCGAGCCCCTCGACGCCGCGGTCGTCAAGTGGAACATCGAGCGCATCGTGAACCCGGAAACCAAGTCGCCGGTCAAGGACCGCATCCCGACCGTGACGGGCGCCGAGGTCGCCGACGGGCTGACCGTCAACCTGGTCAACAGCGGCCCCTCCGGCCTGCTCCCCCGCGCCCTGGCCGTCGTGTTCCCGATCCCGCCCGGCTATTACCAGGCGAAGGGCGCGAACGAGTTCGTCCGGCAGCCGGTCGGGACGGGGCCGTTCCGCTACCTGTCCGGCACGCCCGGCGACAACCAGACGCTCGAGGCCTTTCCGGGTTACTGGGAAGGGGCGGCCAAGCTCCGGCAGGTGTTCATGCGGGTGATGAAGGAGGATGGGGCCCGGGTGGCCGCGCTGGAGGCGGGCGACGTCGACATGATCCAGAACGTCCCGCCCGACCAGGTCAAGCGCCTGCAGGGAGCCGGCTACCAGGTCGCGTGGGAGCTGATGGCGCGCCAGCACTTCTGCATCGCCAACAGCGTGCTGGAGGGCGGCGGGCCCTTCAAGGACCCGCGCGTGCGCCAGGCGCTGAACTATGCGGTGGACAAGGACGCGATCCTGAGCCGGATCTTCTTCGGCTACGGCAAGCTCGCCGAGGGCCAGTTCGTGGACGAGCGCGCGGTCGGGTACAACCGGGCGCTCAAGCGCTTCCCCTACGACCCCCGCAAGGCCCGCGAGCTCCTGGCCGCCGCCGGATTCGCGGGCGGCACGCCGCCCATCACGTTCTGGGCCTCCCAGGGCGCCTACCTGAAGGACAAGGAGACGATCGAGGCGATCGCCGGCTACCTCGCCGACGTCGGGATCAACGTCCAGATCAACCAGATGGAGTGGGCCAAGCTTACCGAGATCTACTACAGCTCCAAGATGGTCGGGCTCAACCTCCAGGGGTGGAACTATTTCCCGGTGATGGACGCGGACTTCATCATCACGCACTACAAGTCCTCGAACAAGCCGCCCTGGTATGCGAGCGAGCGCTTCGACGAGGTGTACCGGAAGTCGACGGTGACGACCGACCCGGCGGCCCGCCAGCAGCTCCTGGCCGAGGCCCAGCGCATCCTCCACGAAGACCCGCCGGGCCTCTACCTGCTCCACCCGCCGGACATGTTCGCGACGAGCCGGAAGGTCCAGGGCTTCAAGCCGCGCTGGGACGCCACCATCCCGCTCTTCGGCGTGACCAAGAGCGCGTAA